The sequence below is a genomic window from Leptolyngbyaceae cyanobacterium.
ACTACTTTCCCCTGTTGGGTGAGCGTTCACTGGTGTAGTTCCTCTATATATATAGTTATGATTGCAAAGTTCTCCATCCGGTAGCGCTTCCCCCCAAGGATAAGTCCGACGCACTCCCGCCGCCGCATCCCAACTAGCAGCTTTTTCCCATTCCGCCTCAGTCGGTAAACGTTTTTCCACAAATCGCGCATAAGCATCAGCTTCATACCAGCTAACACCACAAACCGGGTGATTATCCCAAACAGCATCCTCTTTCCAATAAAGCGGTTGAATAATCGAGTTATTTTGCAACCACTCCCACCCAGCCGGCGACCACAATTCTTGATTTTGGTAACCACCTGCTAACATAAATTGACGATATTCTCCGCAAGTTACCGGATATTTATCAATCAAATAACTATCTAAATAAACTCGATGACGGGGACGTTCGTTATCCAAAGCATCAAGGGAATCGCTTCCCATTTCAAATTCTCCCGCCGGAATTTCAATCTCTCGCGACTGGTGATTTTCTATAAGAGGGAAAGACAGTGAAGAGATGAGGAGTTGATTTGGTTTAGATTTAATTCGCTGTAACTCTAACAAAAAACAAATCGTTTCACAATGTTGGCTTTCGTGTTGAAGAATAAAACGCCAAAGTCTTTCCTGTTCATTTAAAGGTACGACTTGCAAATAATCAAAAACTTGTTTTCTCACCGCTGCCAAATAATCAATGGTGTCTGCTAGCGTTGGTAAATTCGCCCTTTCTCCTTTTGGTAAACCATCAGCAGCAAACAAACGGCGATGATCGATATTTTTTCTCTGTTTAAAAACGGGAGTAAAAGAAGATTTAGCACACCGTTCCAACAACCACAAACATTCAGTATAAGCAATATGGCCTAAATGCCAACCGACTGGACTAAAATCCGGATGTACTTGTTGGCAAAAAGTTTGGTAATCCATCCCATCGAACAGCGTCAAAGTACTTTCCCGACAAAGCCGCATCCAGTCTTTTAATTGCTCTCGTCGTTGTTCTATACTACTGGTTTGATTTGGTTGAAACTTAGCTGATATCATCTCCATTCAATTACCAATAATAAACTTGGTTTGTAGTGAGGACTTTAGTCCTCGCACCGCCTTCAGTTGATGGCGCGTGACGGCCAAAATCCCCGATCCAAATAATACGATATGGGAGCCTTTGTAGGGGCGTTCGCGTAGCGTGCCGTAGGCATCAGCATTCGGACAGAAAATATAGGATTTGAGTCATAAATTGTCGCCCGAATGCTTCGCTCCTACTTTTAGCTTATAAGGACTGAAGTCCTTACTACAAACTAAGGACTTCGATATCGAGGTTTTCCTCCACACTGATAATGCTATTTTCGGAAATACCCATCCAATCAGCGGCAAATAAAGGTTCGGAAGCAACAATTACTGCATTGGAAAATGTGGGGTCATCGCGTAACCAGTACAGAGAAGGTGCTGGAGATTTGTTGGCAAAACGAGAAGCAACTAAACGGCGTCCGTCTGTAACGATGATATTGGCAGAAAAATTTGTTTGATGCTGTTGAGCTAACTCTGCCAAAATATGCAATGTATTTTGTAAGGCTTGAGTTAAACTAATGTTTGGCTCGGTCAAGAATTGGTTAATTAGTAAAGCAAAAATGTGTTCGGAATCGGTAGAACCTTCAATTGCTTGATAAGCTTCATCTTTTAATTGATTGCGAATAGGTCTGTATAAGGTTTTCCGAAAGTTTTGAATGAATCCATTGTGAGTAAATAGCAATCCTTTTTGATGAAAAGGTTGACAATTACTCAAATCTACTGACTGACCGGCTGTAGCGCTGCGGACATTTGCCAATATACATTTCGACTCGATATAGCGATTGAGATTGGTTAAATTGACATCACCCCAAATAGGTAGGGTATTTTTGTAAATAAACGGGTCTGTTTCTCGTTGGGAATGATACCAACCTACCCCGAAACCGTCGGCATTTACTACCCCAGAGGTCATTTCCTTTGGTTCGTAACTTTGTACGATTAAGGAGTGTTCTGGTTTGGAGAGAATGTAATCGAGTATAATTGTTGGGCCGAGATAGCCAAGTAATCGGCACATAATGAAGAGTTCGTTTTTAGTTTAGTAGAATTTTAGGTTATTTTTGGCTGATTTAAAATTTGATTAGCCATTAATTAACCGCAAGGTTTTTATTGTAGCGCGTATAATAGAATTGACGAAAATTTTATTTTATGGTATAAGCAATATGCAAATTTTACGGAAAAGCAGGTTTGCTAATTTACCGATCGCATTTGCCTTAGCCTTTCCCCTCCTGGCTGTAGTCAGTCTACCAAGTTTTGCGATCGCAGTTCCCCAACGAGTCACCAACGGTTTATATCGGTCAAGTTCGGAAGACTTCTTTCAAGAAGGAAGGCGTCAATTTGAAAGAGAGATTAACATCTTACTAAAACGTCCTCTAGCCAAGGAAGAACCCGTACTTGATGTGAGTGACGAACTACCAGTTCAAGAACGACTTTCACCCCTCGAAATCCCAAATCTCTCTCCAGGTAGTAGAAATCCTTCTCATCATCGAAAATTACCAAGAATGAGATAATCTATATATTTAAAATTAGCGTGAAAGGAGTAAATTAAATGTCTAATACCATCATGGTAATCTTTCCCTATAAATATCAAGATACTTGGGTATTTGATGATGAACGAGTCGGGCTTTTTCGAGAACCTTTCGTCAGCGGTATTCCCGCCATGATCGATTGGTTGGTAAAAGATATCCCCCATGCAGAAAAAGGGTTTAAATTGTTATTCTCTAGCCAACCATTTCCCGGATATCAAGCCGAATTAAATTGGATTAAGGAAGAATATGGTGGGAACTGGTATCGCTGGGAATCTAATCAAATAGAAGGCTGGTTATGTCCGGCATTGTTTAAATATTATACCGAAACACCGATGAAAATTTACTGCCAAGCGATCGGGTAGCGCGGTAGGGACATCGGATCGTCAGATCCTATTGAGTCCATGAGTGCAGCCAAACTCTCATTATGCCATGTCCTGACAATAAACAGTAATATAAAATCATTCTTTAGATAGTTGGCGATTATAAGATTTTTCTAACAAAACATTTGGCTAAAAAGTAAGATAAGTAGGATAAGTAAGTTTTTTCTAGGTGGTAGAATTGGCTAAATAAACAATATAAGCGAATAATTTAACATAGTTTCAGTCAACATAAAATTTACATTTTTTGAATAATTTTTTTAACTCAAATTTTGCACCATTCTCAACAAGACCTGAGAAATCGGCGTTTTTTATGAAAAATATAGGGTTTCAAGTTTAGCTATTGGCAATAAACCCAGTTTCTCTGCCTGATGCAAGATCTGGGTTAAGTTAGATAATAAGGCAATTTGACAGCATAATAAGGTCGTGCGACTTAACTATAAAGCCGTCTTACTTTTCTTACATTTCTTACTTTTCTACGGATTTTACATCTTTCGAGTGCTTTTAGTTACTCAAGACAGTTAACAACTGATGTTGAAAATTTAGAATATATCTATTAAGGTAAAGTAAGGATAAAAAAATATCAAACTACTTAAGCAAGAGCAATAAAGTTCACATCAATAAGGTTAAACTACAAAATCGACCTCTCTTGTCATTTGGTTATAGCACCCCAAAAAAGAGCTAAATAAATTAGGAAGCTAAAATTTTAAAATGGAAAGGGAACTCGCTCACTCTGGCTCAATGGTACTTATTAGTACCGTTGAGCGATTTTTTATGAACAGTAAATATGTAGAAAATGTTTACCTTAATCATCAAAAAAGAGGAAGTGTTTCTCCAATTAAATTAGTGGTAAATTATCCCAAACCAGAGTTGTCGTATCAGCCGATTCTTCGTGCTGGTAAAGTATTCGTACAAGATTTTACCCGTGGCGAACTGAGTAAACTTTATACCATAGACCTATCTACTGGCAAAACTAAGTTAATCGGATCGATCGCGAAAGCAGTTACCGATATAGCTTTTATGGGTGATCGATTATACGGAATCGCTCGGCAGGATGACTGTGAAACTACACAATTAATTAAAATTGACCCCGTGACGGCGCGATCGACAATTATTGGCGATGTCGGTCTCAATGTGGTGGGTTTGGCATACAATCGAATTCGGAATACTCTTTTTGGCGCGACTGCAAAACAATTAATTGCGATCGATTTAAATACCGGTAAGGGTACGCCTCTAGTCACTGTCGCCAATCAAGACTTCAACTGCGGTCAACTAGCATTCGATCGCAATGGAATCCCATATATTACTTTAATCGATTCTTGCCATAAAAAATATCTAGTAACTACCGATCTCTATAACGGTACGCTCACTTTTCTTGGCAACATTGGATTTCCCAACTTAAGTAGCATAGAATTTTTCGATGACTTTTTGTATGGTGTAAGTGGCAAGTGCTTTGGGTTGGCAAGTGACGGTAAATTAATTAGAATTGATATCACGAATGGTACTGGAACTTTAATCACTAATACCGATTCGCTCGGAGATTGGGTTGGCATTGCTATCTATAAACAAATTGAATGCGATCGCCCTTGAAAAATTATGAAAAATCTACTATTACCAGTAATATCCGCCCAACCATATCCGCTTTTATTTACCACAGTTAGTGGAGCGCATTTATATGGTTTTCCTTCTCCCGACTCTGACTATGATTTACGAGGTTCTCACATTTTACCAATCCGGGAAGTAGTAGGGTTAGAAACCGGAGCGGAAACGATCGAATTGTCTGAACTTCACCAAAATTTGCTAATAGACTTGGTAACTCACGATATAAAAAAGTTTTTTTCCCTGTTACTTAAAAGAAACGGTTACGTGTTAGAGCAATTGTACTCGCCTTTGGTTGTTTACACCACCCCGGCACATGAAGAATTAAAAGTAATTGCCAAAGATTGCATTACTAGCCACCACGTTCACCACTATCGGGGATTTGCTCAAACTCAATGGCAGTTATTTGAAAAAGAAAAGCGAGTTAAACCGCTTCTTTATATTTATCGCGTCTTATTAACTGGCATTTATTTGATGCAAACAGGAGTAGTAGAAGCTAATTTAGTAAACTTGAATGAAATCTTTCAATTACCTTATCTTCCTGAATTAATCGAGCGCAAGTTAACCGATGCTGAAAAATCTATTTTAGAAGATGCCGATCTGGAATTTCATCAGCAAGAATTTAATCGTTTACAGTGGGAATTGCAAGCCGCTTTTGAAAAAAGCAAATTGCCAGAAACTCCTTCTGCTAAATCAGACTTGAATGATTTACTAATTAGATTGAGAATGGCTGCTGTTTAGTTTCTATCTTCGTCTGGAAATGAATTAATATCGATACCATCACAAAAATAATACTGGGGACACATGAAAAAATTCTCCTAATGCTTTGGCTTGATTTTTACTAATGCTTCTTTTGCCATTAATTACCTCTGAAGCGATACCCTTAGAACCAAAAACTTCTATCAAGTCTTTTTGTTTTAGATATCTGGCTAGCATTAATTCCTTTAATATTTCATGGGGTGTTGCCGCTTTTAGTTGATAGTGCTTATTTTCATATTGCTCTATAAGATTTACTAGCAAATCAAACAACTCGGCTTGCTCATCTGTGATATCTTCTCCTAAATCCATGAGTTTTTCTACCTCTTTTAGGAGACGTTTATGTTCATCTTCTGTATGAATAACTCTTAGCAAGGTTTCAGCTAGGAGTCTTGTGTACTCTTCCTTATTTATTGTGCTAGTCATATAAACTTACCCCCAAGAGATGTAAAAGGCGCACCGCAGTGCGCCTTTTGATTATTCACTCACGCAAGAAGCGCCGATTTGAGATAGTTGCCACAATTTGAACAAAAAGAACTCCGTTCGATCGCTCATCGTGACGACAAACACACCCTCATCTTTTTCCTTACCTGCTGAAACCCAAGTTCCCCGCAAGCTAACTTCGGCAAATTCGACGTCGCAAGTGGATATTGCAATAATTTCAGAATCTTCGCGTTGTGCCTCCATTTCCAGTCGATCGATCCCTGGTAAATCAGCAGGCAACAAAAACGAAGCCGTGCTAGGTTCGACGCAAATATGCCAACCTGCTCGCAGGGACAGAATCACTCGTGCCGTAACCCAATCTTCCAAAGATTGCGCCAGACGCTCTAAATTAAAGCCATTTTCGGTGTAAGTGAGTTTCAGCATGGTAGTTCGGGTTTCTCCCGCTATTCCAGGTTTTCTTGCTGTTGGTCGCGCCAGAACTGTTCGGCAAAAGTGACAACTGGGTGCATAGGTGCTTTCGGTTGGGTACGAAGAGGCATTCCAGCTTGTTGTGGAGTGCGATCGCCCTTCCGAGAATTACACCGCTCGCAGGCAGTAACTACGTTGTCCCAAGTGTGTTTTCCGCCTTTTGACCGAGGAATTACGTGATCTAGCGTTAAGTTTTTCGTGCTACCGCAGTATTGGCAGGCATAATGGTCCCGTCTGAGAACTTCGCGCCGATTTACCGGAGGTGCGTGCCATAATCTTTCGTTACTAGTAAAGGTGAGACGGATTTGTTTTGGCACATCGAACACCATACTTGGCGATCGCACTTGCCAAAATGTTTCTTCCGTGAGATTTAGTGGTTCCGCCTTACCAGTTACCAGCAAGATAATTGCACGTTTGATATTGATCCGACTCATCGGCAGGTAGTTCCGAGAGAACACCACGACCGAATGAGCCAATACTTCTGATGGGTTGCGCCTATGAGGTTGTGCGATCGTCACGACTTCACTCCTTAATGAAATAACCCCCGCCTCTGATTACTTAGAAGCGGGGGTTAGAAGTTTGGGTTCTTCT
It includes:
- a CDS encoding DUF6717 family protein: MSNTIMVIFPYKYQDTWVFDDERVGLFREPFVSGIPAMIDWLVKDIPHAEKGFKLLFSSQPFPGYQAELNWIKEEYGGNWYRWESNQIEGWLCPALFKYYTETPMKIYCQAIG
- a CDS encoding transcriptional regulator: MTSTINKEEYTRLLAETLLRVIHTEDEHKRLLKEVEKLMDLGEDITDEQAELFDLLVNLIEQYENKHYQLKAATPHEILKELMLARYLKQKDLIEVFGSKGIASEVINGKRSISKNQAKALGEFFHVSPVLFL
- a CDS encoding alr0857 family protein, with protein sequence MLKLTYTENGFNLERLAQSLEDWVTARVILSLRAGWHICVEPSTASFLLPADLPGIDRLEMEAQREDSEIIAISTCDVEFAEVSLRGTWVSAGKEKDEGVFVVTMSDRTEFFLFKLWQLSQIGASCVSE
- a CDS encoding HNH endonuclease is translated as MTIAQPHRRNPSEVLAHSVVVFSRNYLPMSRINIKRAIILLVTGKAEPLNLTEETFWQVRSPSMVFDVPKQIRLTFTSNERLWHAPPVNRREVLRRDHYACQYCGSTKNLTLDHVIPRSKGGKHTWDNVVTACERCNSRKGDRTPQQAGMPLRTQPKAPMHPVVTFAEQFWRDQQQENLE
- a CDS encoding nucleotidyltransferase domain-containing protein, translated to MKNLLLPVISAQPYPLLFTTVSGAHLYGFPSPDSDYDLRGSHILPIREVVGLETGAETIELSELHQNLLIDLVTHDIKKFFSLLLKRNGYVLEQLYSPLVVYTTPAHEELKVIAKDCITSHHVHHYRGFAQTQWQLFEKEKRVKPLLYIYRVLLTGIYLMQTGVVEANLVNLNEIFQLPYLPELIERKLTDAEKSILEDADLEFHQQEFNRLQWELQAAFEKSKLPETPSAKSDLNDLLIRLRMAAV
- a CDS encoding SUMF1/EgtB/PvdO family nonheme iron enzyme; its protein translation is MISAKFQPNQTSSIEQRREQLKDWMRLCRESTLTLFDGMDYQTFCQQVHPDFSPVGWHLGHIAYTECLWLLERCAKSSFTPVFKQRKNIDHRRLFAADGLPKGERANLPTLADTIDYLAAVRKQVFDYLQVVPLNEQERLWRFILQHESQHCETICFLLELQRIKSKPNQLLISSLSFPLIENHQSREIEIPAGEFEMGSDSLDALDNERPRHRVYLDSYLIDKYPVTCGEYRQFMLAGGYQNQELWSPAGWEWLQNNSIIQPLYWKEDAVWDNHPVCGVSWYEADAYARFVEKRLPTEAEWEKAASWDAAAGVRRTYPWGEALPDGELCNHNYIYRGTTPVNAHPTGESSYGLQDVLGNVWEWTASWFDGYEGFEYYPYRGYSQVYFDGEHRVLKGGSWVTRPFGLRCSFRNWYHPFVREIFAGFRCARSC
- the egtC gene encoding ergothioneine biosynthesis protein EgtC codes for the protein MCRLLGYLGPTIILDYILSKPEHSLIVQSYEPKEMTSGVVNADGFGVGWYHSQRETDPFIYKNTLPIWGDVNLTNLNRYIESKCILANVRSATAGQSVDLSNCQPFHQKGLLFTHNGFIQNFRKTLYRPIRNQLKDEAYQAIEGSTDSEHIFALLINQFLTEPNISLTQALQNTLHILAELAQQHQTNFSANIIVTDGRRLVASRFANKSPAPSLYWLRDDPTFSNAVIVASEPLFAADWMGISENSIISVEENLDIEVLSL